The DNA region TTGTATTCTTTTATCAGCCATAGATGCAGGATAGAGATCTTATTTATGACAGCAGATGCTGTTTGTTGTGACACACTTAACAATcgaaaatctgaataaaatcCAGTCCTCTTACATAAGCCAAGTTGTCACAATCACTAAAGTCTTCTTATCAAAGATATGTGCTCACTCTGCATGGACACTTCTGCTCATATATGTATTATCCTCTTACAGGGCCTCCAAAGTCCAAATAACTGTAGTGCAACCAGTtcttgtaatgtaatgtatctcctgttttaatttaatttaatcaaatattGCTTTCCAAGACATTTTAGAACATTAAAGGAGCATTATGTggagattaaaaaaactaaaatgataaaGCTCTTGCAAATAAATTTGTATGCAAGGTCCGTGTATCAGATTTAGCACAACTGAATGCATGTTGTTGGATAAATAATAGATTTAATGGCTTTAAAGGCTCAAATTGACATTATTGGAAGTTTATATTAGATAATATTGTACCTTGgttcagggaattcctttaaaaatgtacaataaatCAAAACTAAACTGGGACAATGCTATTGTTATAATGTATAATGCCCTCATCACAGCCAACTTTGCCTTGTCGGTAATCTAGCCTTGATTCTgatacataaatataataaacaattcACTAGAGATTGGACATAACAATTAGAAGCAGTTAGAGCACTCATTCAAGCATATATGCCAAGGCCGGACCAGGCTTTGGTATCTTAACAAGAAGAAATATAGCTTTTTTGGATCTCCTGTAAAATGAAGTAAATCCAACCCCCACACtgtcttgtttctcttcatctttttcttaGAGCATCCTCGAGACAGTTCCGCCACAGACGATCATAAGAGGGTGCCCATTTTCTTCAATGTTTCCTCCATCCCTCAGGATGAGAGAGTGCTCTCTGCTGAGCTACGGCTCCTCCGCAGTGTCAGAGCCTCCCTGGGCCCCGGCCCCCACAGATTGAACCTATACCTCTCTGAGCAACACGAGGAGCCCACCCTGCTGGAGACAAGATTGCTCACCTCTGGCCTCCACAGTCATAAAGCAAGTGGTTTCTGGGAGGCCTTTACCCTAAGTGCGGAGCTCCTCCATGAGGCCCTCTCTCGTAGTGGCAGCCTGGGCTTTCTCCTGGAGGTCAGACCTGAGAACAgcacctcctccttccctgAGCGGAATCTCTCGTCAGCAGccagtgaggaggaggcagagaaaccCAAAAAGGGCCACCTGAGGGTATGCAGGTCTGTGGGTCAAGACGAGCATAGCTGGGCCCAGGAGAGACCCCTCTTGGTGACTTATAGTCATGACGGGCGTGGAGAGCCTTTGGTCAAACATGGCAGGAGGACGCCTAGTGGCGGCCAAaggatgagagggagaaaagggacaAAAGAGAGGgcgaggagcagcagcaagGGCCGCAGTAGGGACCAAGCCTGGGCAAGGGCCAAAAAAACAGTTTACACAGTGCCGGGTTGGGGGGGTGATAAGGATGGGGTTGGTTGGAGCGAGCGAGGGAGGGTGAAAAGAAATGGCGGGCGTGCCGCAAAACTGAAACGCCTTTCTCGTAACAGATGCCGCCGCCATCCTTTGTACGTAGATTTCAACGACGTGGGCTGGCACAAGTGGATCATCGCACCCAGCGGCTACGACGCCTTCTTCTGCCTGGGAGAGTGCCGCTTCCCCCTGGCCGACCACATGAACTCCTCGAGCCACGCCATGGTGCAAACTCTGGTAAACTCCGTGAATGGAGCAGTGCCGCGGGCCTGCTGCGTCCCCACCTCCCTCAGCCCAATCGCCCTGCTCTACCTGGACCCTCAAGACCGGGTGGTGCTGAAGAATTACCAGGACATGGTGGTGGAGGGCTGCGGCTGCCGGTAGTGGGCTGCAGAGACTCAGCAGGGAGAGTAGGGACATGGACAGACTTGTAATCGAAGGTGAAGATAGAAGCGCGAAAAAAGGCAGATGGTGGAAGAAGATGGTGCAAAAGCCTGATAACTGTAAACAGACTGATAGAGACAAATGTAGCAGCAGGTAGGAGATAATGGATATAGCAGCTAAATCCTCATTATCAGGTGCAAGAAGAAGGTGTCATAGAAAGACGAGGAAGAGAAACGGACACGATCGACCACACAGAGATCAGACGATtagtcagaggaagaggagaaagaaaaacacagataaactgCCAGGAatgactcttcttcttttcccgTTTAGCAACAATACAGCTGTGTGCACCATCAACCGACAAGCTATTTCTTCTCTCACGAGGAACCAGCGCTTTAACATCAGAAGGTGTCTATTCTATATTCCAGTGTTTGACGCACATCACTCCCACATCAGTGTCTGACAGGCATACGCGTGCATACCTGCAGTGGAGGGCGGACGAGATGACAGACAGAGGCCGTTGTGGAAATGCATTTGAAGCGCTGAGGCAGAGTTTAAACAACTCTGTGTCTTTCTGATGGACTCACTGATGACGAACTGTAATTAGCAATACAACAATGGCACCTGGCATGGCATCTAGACTTTGTGTGACAGCGTTGTTTCTGCAGAATTTGAACCAAGAAGTAAGGGCACAGACTGTAGCTCACAAGCACCCCTACATCACAAGctatttaaaaccacaacaataaTGCTGAGGAACTATTATGCTATTTGTTTGAATGTACTACTATcactattatttaaaaaaagagactttttttttgtacatttcttTTGCAGACGTGAAGAAAATCCAAGTGACGGTTGTCTTGTGATTCTACGTAATTCATGAACATGAATGGCAATTCTAACTTAAAAGAcacaatatgtatttaaatagcaGCAATATGGTGTATTTAATCTTGAAAGTATTTAAGATACCTGCACTCAACAAAGCCTACAGCAAACGGAGAGACCGCGGTTGACAGGAAGTATGGAAGCTTTTCATCCGTACAAATGTTCAGTGTGTTGAATTAACAGTTACTTCAACCTCACCACTTTACCATTGCACATATTTTGGTGTCCAACACATGGTAGCAGGCATCAAAAGCTCAACTAACAAGTCAACTGAAAGCTCTGTGTATTGTAGCTACTGAAGTGTGTAACAGCAGGTGTCTTTGTTAgttgtgtctgcatgtgtcaagataaaaaaaaaaacggaagaGTGATATTGAACCTGGGACTTTAGTGCCTTTCAAACAGGGGCTGTAAACGTGTTCTCTGCTGAGCTTTAGTAAATTGTTTTTTCAGTGTCgcatttttctctctcaatGGAAACATTTAAGCAAAAGCTTGTAAAATGTTTGACAATATACCTCtaataaacaaagcaaacagcACCACCTGTCACAAGgtttttcctttgtgttttatCGTCATGAAATGTTCGCAATTCCTTTCTGCAGTGCgcgaaaaaaacacattcagtatattacatatatattatacattgtGGATTTATTACTATGAACAATTAAGGAAGTCACATGCAGGAGCGTTTCAAAGGACTTTGGAAGCCCCAGCCAGAAGTGATGAACCTGGGGGGGCCCCAAAATATCCTCACTAGCAAAAAAACGTTTTAGATTTTCAGAATTATAAACATACTTATTGCATTCTGTCCACACATATAAGAGTGTCACAATTTTCTCTCCAAACCCGAATGAGCCTGAGAGAGAATTAGTCGAGCCCGTCCCGAACCCGACaggcattttgttttgtgtgcttGATTCCGGCATGAGCCCGATGTTTTCTCTGATAACAATTAACTGCGGTGTAAAAATTCAAGAAGATAGCTCAGCCAATGTGCAAATAACTAAACCTGAACCTGACTATCATTTCAAAATTACTGTCCAAATCCTGGGGGGTCTTGACAGGTTCCAATAGGTCCAAACAGGTCCAGAGACGTCCCGACAGGCTCTTGCATTTAGACTTTATTGTTacttgttgttgctgtggactAATGTAATCAGCTTTTCACAATGGCCCCATGTAATGGCCCTACTTTGCTGCCTTGCTGCAATGCCCGTCGCCATATGTCCCACATTGAGCACAGATCAGAGCAGGTTTGTTAAAATGATAGTTTATCTGAGGAAGTAGCTTCAATTCCAAACATCGATACAGCTGTGAGTTCGAGATCAAGGTTTAAATGCAGGAGGAAATGTCCTCTCTCCGCTGCACTTCCTCTCTGACAAAACCAGCGAGCCACCGTATCAGTTCACTCCACCGCCCACGAgccgcgcacacacacttcctgatcGCAGATATCTCATGGAGGCAGAGACCgggagagtcagagagagcaagAGGAAAGGTAGACGAAAGGATGTGCGGTCATTCCATTGCGATTCCTCTTTCTATGAACGGAGAGGTCAAACCAACTCAGCTGTGTCTTCTGCCTCCACATTCCTGCATTATTGAGAAGTGGACATTGACGTCTAAGCCACCACCACTGCCACCAGATAGACAAGCAGAAGAAAGTCATGATATTACAAGAACAAAGTCATCATTTAAAGGtacagtgtgtagaatgtagagACACCTAGTGGTAGatttgcattttgcagctgaatacccctcaactcaccctcccctttcaaACTTGAAGATAACCTGTGGTcaccttcagaaaaaaaactcagagggtgtttaatttgtccagtctgggctactgttaaaaacatggctgcctctgcAGGCATTTCCTCCGCAACAAAAGAGGTAATTTCCTCCAAGTCTTTGGATTCTTGTTTCAGAATAGACTCAATTTTTAGTCCTGATATTTATGATGATGTGTTGCTGATGTAACATTATATTGTTACATGTGAAACCTATAGAAAAGTATTAAGTATAGAACACTGAACAAGATactccacattcctcattttatCGCAGGAAACAGGCGGTTTCCGATATCTTCTGCTAAACGTGATATAATGTATCTAAACCCTGGAACTTAAATCTTAGCATTCCACGAGATTTAAggtgggaaataaaaaaaaagaaatgtttgagCCTTTATATTCCCTGAACATTACCAGTTTTCGAGGTAGCCTGTGAGGTATACTCGATAAACCAGACGTTGTTCATTAATATAAGGTGCCAGTGGTGCAGTGACTGGTCTGAATCCTATCCAATCAAAACCAATTCAGCCACAGATGTTCAGGAAGGGTGCTGCGTCCTCTCCAAACCTCCAGATAGAAGTAAGAGGAATGTCTGTGTATATATTGAAAGCTGAGATTTTATAACATGTGTCTCAGTGCTACTCATGCAGGCAGACCGGACACTGTCTTGTCCTGACACTGAGTTTCCTGAAATCAAAAAAAGGCCTTTGAATGTTTTCATGTCCCAGCCTATGTTCACCAACTACAGTTCCATTGCTGCAGAGTTCTCCTCTGTGATAGGTCGACATCAAACAAGGTCGATCTATCAAAGTTCCCTCCTGACAATATTTACAAGAAAATCA from Platichthys flesus chromosome 4, fPlaFle2.1, whole genome shotgun sequence includes:
- the bmp16 gene encoding bone morphogenetic protein 16, with protein sequence MFPANLLLLMVLLLPQASSGRQGGDPSEIDHGRVSPTPSPSSLLEPSLAQTIQTLLLSRLGLQSQPDPRPGAPVPRYLLDLYRFHQQQYHLVEDPTFSFPSQHIQQANTVRSFHHSEHPRDSSATDDHKRVPIFFNVSSIPQDERVLSAELRLLRSVRASLGPGPHRLNLYLSEQHEEPTLLETRLLTSGLHSHKASGFWEAFTLSAELLHEALSRSGSLGFLLEVRPENSTSSFPERNLSSAASEEEAEKPKKGHLRVCRSVGQDEHSWAQERPLLVTYSHDGRGEPLVKHGRRTPSGGQRMRGRKGTKERARSSSKGRSRDQAWARAKKTVYTVPGWGGDKDGVGWSERGRVKRNGGRAAKLKRLSRNRCRRHPLYVDFNDVGWHKWIIAPSGYDAFFCLGECRFPLADHMNSSSHAMVQTLVNSVNGAVPRACCVPTSLSPIALLYLDPQDRVVLKNYQDMVVEGCGCR